The following are encoded together in the Vigna unguiculata cultivar IT97K-499-35 chromosome 2, ASM411807v1, whole genome shotgun sequence genome:
- the LOC114166330 gene encoding pentatricopeptide repeat-containing protein At5g39710, producing the protein MVFPKPQHHRRCFSSTTLCSSSSSSSNDALVGERAIAYLKHQPQMLPSLSPHFTPQAASYVLLHSQSNRGILLRFLSWAQAQAHTFLTLHCKCLAIHILTRFKLYNTAHSLAATLIDHTAADLFRHLHDTHYLCNSSSVAAAAGAFDLVVKSLSRLDFPDKALEVLCISTRHGFALAVLSHNAILHALLRRLHRKNSLRQAEQLFRDMIGNGVSPNVYTYNIMIRGVVDRGDLERGFEFMREMEREGVSPTVVTYNTLIDACCKRRRVKEAMVLLRVMAARGMVANLISYNSVINGLFVEGRISEVGELVEEMSVKGFVPDEVTYNTLVNGFCKEGNFHQGFLLLSEMVEKGLSPNVVTYTTLINCMCKAGNLGRAMEIFYQMRVRGLRPNERTYTTLIDGFCQKGLLNDAYRVLSEMIISGFSPSVVTYNALVHGYCFLGRVEEAVGILKGMVERGLFPDVVSYTTVIAGFCRERELGKAFRMKEEMVEKGVMPDGVTYSSLIQGLCLQQKLVEAFDLFREMLQMGLPPDEVTYTSLINAHCVEGELSKALRLHDEMMQRGFFPDDVTYSVLINGLNKKARTKEAKRLLLKLFYEESVPNHVTYNTLIENCSNSEFKSVVGLVKGFCMKGLMNEADQVLTTMLQRNHKPNAAIQNLIIHGHCRSGNVHKAYKMYTELEHYGFVSHTVTVLALVKALSRKGMNDELSQVLQNVLRSCKLNDAEVAKVLVEVNFKEGNMDAVLNVLTEMAKDGLLPDGGMHSFAPGRT; encoded by the coding sequence ATGGTTTTCCCCAAACCTCAACACCACCGTCGTTGCTTTTCTTCAACCACTCtgtgttcatcttcttcttcttcttcgaacGACGCTCTCGTTGGGGAGAGAGCAATCGCGTACCTAAAACACCAACCTCAAATGCTCCCATCACTCTCTCCTCATTTCACTCCCCAAGCGGCTTCCTACGTTTTACTCCACTCCCAATCCAACCGCGGCATTCTCCTCAGATTCCTCTCATGGGCCCAGGCCCAGGCCCACACTTTCCTCACCCTGCACTGCAAGTGTCTTGCCATCCACATTCTCACCCGCTTCAAGCTCTACAACACTGCGCACTCCCTCGCCGCCACCCTCATCGACCATACCGCCGCCGACCTTTTCCGTCACCTTCATGACACCCACTACCTCTGCAACTCCTCCTCCGTCGCCGCCGCAGCTGGTGCGTTCGACCTCGTCGTCAAATCCCTCTCCCGCCTCGACTTTCCCGACAAAGCCTTGGAAGTCCTCTGCATTTCCACCCGCCACGGCTTCGCGCTCGCCGTCCTCTCCCACAACGCCATCCTCCACGCGCTCCTTCGCCGCCTGCACCGCAAAAACTCCCTCCGCCAAGCCGAACAACTGTTCCGTGACATGATCGGCAACGGCGTGTCGCCGAACGTGTACACTTACAACATCATGATTCGCGGTGTGGTTGACCGGGGAGACTTGGAGAGGGGGTTCGAGTTCATGCGCGAGATGGAGAGGGAAGGGGTTTCGCCGACTGTGGTTACTTACAACACGCTGATCGATGCGTGCTGCAAGAGGAGGAGGGTGAAGGAGGCGATGGTGTTGCTGAGAGTGATGGCGGCGAGAGGCATGGTTGCGAATTTGATTTCGTACAATTCGGTGATCAATGGATTGTTTGTTGAGGGGAGAATTAGTGAGGTTGGGGAATTGGTTGAGGAGATGAGTGTGAAAGGGTTTGTTCCTGATGAGGTCACTTATAATACTCTTGTTAATGGGTTTTGCAAGGAGGGGAATTTCCACCAGGGGTTTCTGCTACTTTCGGAGATGGTTGAGAAGGGGTTGTCACCAAATGTTGTTACCTACACTACTTTGATCAACTGCATGTGCAAGGCTGGGAATTTGGGTCGAGCGATGGAAATTTTTTATCAGATGCGTGTTAGGGGGCTGAGGCCGAATGAGAGGACTTACACAACCTTGATTGATGGTTTCTGCCAAAAAGGATTGCTAAATGATGCTTATAGGGTCCTGAGTGAGATGATCATTAGTGGATTTTCGCCGTCGGTTGTGACTTACAACGCGCTTGTGCATGGATATTGCTTTCTGGGGAGGGTGGAGGAGGCTGTGGGGATTTTGAAGGGGATGGTTGAGAGGGGGTTGTTTCCTGATGTTGTTAGTTATACCACTGTTATAGCTGGGTTTTGCAGAGAGCGGGAGCTGGGGAAAGCTTTTCGAATGAAGGAGGAGATGGTTGAGAAGGGTGTTATGCCTGATGGGGTTACATATTCCTCGCTCATACAAGGTCTTTGTCTGCAGCAAAAACTGGTAGAAGCTTTTGATTTGTTCCGAGAGATGCTGCAGATGGGTCTCCCGCCTGATGAGGTTACGTATACTAGTTTGATTAATGCTCACTGCGTTGAGGGTGAGTTGAGCAAGGCTCTTCGTTTGCACGATGAAATGATGCAAAGGGGCTTTTTTCCTGATGATGTTACCTACAGTGTACTTATTAATGGACTTAATAAGAAGGCTAGGACGAAGGAAGCAAAGAGGCTTCTTCTGAAGTTGTTTTATGAAGAGTCTGTACCAAATCATGTAACATACAATACACTGATAGAAAACTGCAGTAATAGTGAATTTAAGAGCGTGGTAGGTCTTGTGAAAGGATTCTGCATGAAGGGTTTGATGAATGAAGCGGATCAAGTTCTTACGACAATGCTTCAGAGGAATCATAAGCCTAATGCAGCAATTCAGAATTTGATAATACACGGACATTGTAGAAGTGGAAATGTTCACAAGGCATATAAGATGTATACTGAGTTGGAACATTATGGTTTTGTTTCTCATACAGTGACTGTACTTGCTCTCGTGAAGGCACTATCTAGGAAAGGGATGAATGATGAGCTGAGTCAGGTATTGCAAAATGTATTGAGGAGTTGTAAGCTTAATGATGCTGAGGTAGCTAAAGTACTTGTTGAGGTTAACTTTAAAGAAGGTAACATGGACGCTGTTTTGAATGTGCTAACTGAAATGGCCAAGGATGGCCTGCTACCTGACGGTGGGATGCATTCATTTGCTCCCGGAAGAACCTAA
- the LOC114174148 gene encoding uncharacterized protein LOC114174148 has protein sequence MGLKFTHAVMIIVIMSASMFSVSMANKDWFPAFNYTDWWSRFGNHQQNKTQQQPRQIVVGGSEHWHFGYNYSDWAIKNFPFYLNDTLVFKYDAPNATTFPHSVYMFKNYGSFLKCDIKKAKMLASPVQGGGEGFKFLLQKWQPHYFACGERNGFHCSNGTMKFAVMPMFRPFWPWP, from the exons ATGGGTCTGAAGTTTACACATGCAGTGATGATAATAGTTATAATGAGTGCTTCAATGTTTTCAGTGAGCATGGCCAACAAGGATTGGTTCCCTGCTTTCAACTACACTGATTGGTGGTCCAGATTTGGGAATcatcaacaaaacaaaacacagcAACAACCAAGGCAGATTGTTGTGGGTGGTTCTGAGCATTGGCACTTTGGCTACAACTACTCTGATTGGGCTATCAAGAACTTCCCATTTTACCTCAATGACACTCTAG TGTTCAAATATGATGCTCCAAATGCCACCACTTTCCCACACAGTGTCTACATGTTCAAAAACTATGGCAGCTTCTTGAAGTGTGACATAAAAAAGGCTAAGATGTTGGCAAGTCCGGTGCAAGGTGGAGGAGAGGGGTTCAAGTTTCTGTTGCAGAAGTGGCAGCCTCATTACTTTGCCTGCGGTGAGAGAAATGGCTTCCATTGCAGCAATGGCACCATGAAGTTTGCTGTCATGCCAATGTTTCGTCCCTTCTGGCCGTGGCCATGA